A region from the Lolium perenne isolate Kyuss_39 chromosome 4, Kyuss_2.0, whole genome shotgun sequence genome encodes:
- the LOC127292053 gene encoding mitochondrial import inner membrane translocase subunit TIM10 has translation MAAKGGGPSDLEKEQMFGMAEKEMEYRVDLFNRLTHSCFDKCIEKRHKEAELNMGENSCIDRCVSKYWQVTNLVGQMLGNRPQI, from the exons ATGGCTGCGAAAGGAGGCGGGCCGAGCGACCTGGAGAAGGAGCAG ATGTTCGGGATGGCGGAGAAGGAGATGGAGTACAGGGTCGACCTCTTCAACCG GCTTACACATAGTTGTTTTGACAAGTGCATTGAGAAAAG GCATAAAGAAGCTGAGCTCAATATGGGAGAGAACAGTTGCATTGATCGGTGTGTTTCAAAGTACTGGCAG GTGACTAACTTGGTTGGTCAGATGCTCGGGAATCGGCCTCAGATATGA
- the LOC127292052 gene encoding uncharacterized protein gives MSLAYPLLRLPCRCPPAPPRSAAATSVVSLSASAAEGVGGDGDLTARERRQQRREARVLKARDWKEEVEERLIHEPARRRKKPVKRTWREELNLDFLAEHGPQWWLVRVSMAPGTDYVDLITKAVARRFSEVSFKIYNPAIQVKKRLKSGLISTKSKPLHPGLIFLHCTLNKELHDFIRDTEGCYGFIGATRGSIKRQIKKPKPIPLEEVESILKKEKEEQEKADKEFEDLENWDSVESFSKPVEDSELMLINKIKKQVKKSTSKGVSTLNPYAPGATVHVLSGPFAGFSGSLLEVNRKNKKVTVQTTLFGKESFVDLDFEQIEAVNT, from the exons ATGAGCCTGGCTTATCCACTCCTCCGGCTCCCATGCCGCTGCCCCCCCGCGCCGCCGCGGTCCGCCGCCGCGACGTCGGTGGTGTCGCTCTCGGCCTCCGCGGCGGAAGGTGTCGGCGGGGACGGTGACCTGACGGCGCGGGAGAGGCGGCAGCAGCGGAGGGAGGCGCGGGTGCTCAAGGCGCGGGACtggaaggaggaggtggaggagcggCTCATCCACGAGCCGGCGCGGCGCCGGAAGAAGCCCGTGAAGAGGACGTGGCGGGAGGAGCTCAACCTCGACTTCCTGGCGGAGCACGGCCCGCAGTGGTGGCTCGTGCGCGTCTCCATGGCGCCCGGCACCGACTACGTCGACCTCATCACCAAGGCCGTCGCCCGCCGGTTCTCCGAAGTCTCCTTTAAG ATTTACAACCCAGCAATCCAAGTCAAGAAGAGGCTCAAAAGTGGCTTAATCAGTACCAAATCGAAGCCTCTGCATCCTGGCTTGATCTTTCTGCACTGCACCTTAAACAAGGAACTTCATGACTTCATCAGAGATACCGAAGGTTGTTATGGCTTTATTGGAGCTACACGAGGTTCTAT TAAAAGGCAGATTAAGAAGCCTAAACCTATTCCATTGGAAGAAGTTGAATCGattcttaaaaaggaaaaggaggaACAAGAGAAAGCTGACAAAGAATTTGAAGACCTGGAAAACTGGGATAGTGTTGAGTCTTTCAGTAAACCTGTTGAAGACTCTGAACTTATGTTAATTAATAAAATCAAGAAACAGGTCAAGAAATCAACTTCAAAAGGCGTCTCCACCCTCAACCCTTATGCACCTGGTGCCACTGTTCATGTTCTTTCTGGGCCTTTCGCAGGCTTCAGTGGCTCTCTCCTGGAAGTGAATCGCAAAAATAAGAAG GTTACTGTACAGACGACACTTTTTGGCAAGGAGAGCTTTGTAGATCTTGATTTTGAACAAATTGAGGCAGTCAATACTTAA
- the LOC127292049 gene encoding protein GRAVITROPIC IN THE LIGHT 1 yields MASKAVTIGDLIHRVASSCLSNRFPANYAISDASDLDDEDDDPFADFGDAADAQECRRSPDKPAPRPAGAVEEQDEEVRKLKIWEEGEEEKRRNNVSATAVVAVAGEEVKKKERVERAGDAEALMAEVFDAVSGVRRAYAALQGAHCPWDPDRMRAADAGVVAELRHLARLRDRFRRSAASPGGRIPRASAQPLREAVAPYEAELDDLRRQLQGKQAEVDGLKERLATATSRRNARLHPSKKHHHIAAATDGVPTAELFVACAEQARAATRGFAAHLLHLLRAAGLDPAAATRSITKIPVNSSPHLARHALEAHATAVLLGGFEHESFYLDGSLSSLLDPAAFRRERYAQYRDMRGMDPGELLGVLPTCAFGRYAAAKFASLLPPRVEEAVLGGEHRAAGNGAHPRTPFYGEFLRAAKAVWLLHLLAFALEPPPSHFEAGRGAEFHPEYMESVVVAGRGAGAGTAGMVVGFAVAPGFKLCNAAVVRARVYLVPRGSRQ; encoded by the coding sequence ATGGCGAGCAAGGCGGTGACCATCGGCGATCTGATCCACCGCGTCGCCTCCTCCTGCCTCTCCAACCGCTTCCCCGCCAACTACGCTATCAGCGACGCCTCCGACctcgacgacgaggacgacgacccCTTCGCCGACTTCGGGGACGCCGCCGACGCCCAGGAATGCCGCCGCTCCCCGGACAAGCCAGCGCCGCGCCCGGCGGGCGCCGTGGAGGAACAGGACGAGGAGGTGCGGAAGCTGAAGATctgggaggagggggaggaggagaagCGGAGGAACAATGTGTCGGCGACGGCTGTCGTAGCGGTGGCGGGGGAGGAGgtgaagaagaaggagagggtCGAGCGTGCGGGGGACGCGGAGGCGCTCATGGCGGAGGTGTTCGACGCGGTCTCCGGGGTGCGGCGCGCGTACGCGGCGCTCCAGGGCGCGCACTGCCCCTGGGACCCCGACCGGATGCGCGCCGCCGACGCGGGCGTGGTCGCCGAGCTCCGACACCTCGCGCGCCTCCGCGACCGCTTCCGCCGTTCCGCCGCGTCCCCGGGCGGCCGCATCCCGCGCGCCTCCGCGCAGCCGCTCCGCGAGGCCGTCGCGCCGTACGAGGCCGAGCTCGACGACCTCCGCCGGCAGCTCCAGGGCAAGCAGGCCGAGGTGGACGGCCTCAAGGAGAGGCTCGCCACAGCCACCAGCCGCCGCAACGCGCGCCTCCACCCTTCCAAGAAGCACCACCACATCGCCGCCGCCACAGACGGCGTGCCGACGGCCGAGCTGTTCGTCGCCTGCGCGGAGCAGGCCCGCGCGGCGACGCGTGGGTTCGCTGCGCACTTGCTCCACCTCCTCCGCGCGGCGGGGCTGGACCCGGCGGCGGCCACCCGGTCCATCACCAAGATCCCGGTGAACTCCTCCCCGCACCTCGCCAGGCACGCGCTGGAGGCGCACGCCACCGCCGTCCTCCTCGGCGGGTTCGAGCACGAGTCCTTCTACCTGGAcggctccctctcctccctcctcgACCCGGCCGCGTTCCGGCGCGAGCGGTACGCGCAGTACCGCGACATGCGCGGCATGGACCCCGGCGAGCTTCTGGGCGTGCTCCCGACCTGCGCATTCGGCCGCTACGCCGCGGCCAAGTTTGCGTCCCTCCTCCCACCGCGCGTGGAGGAGGCCGTCCTCGGCGGCGAGCACCGGGCAGCCGGCAACGGCGCGCACCCGCGCACGCCGTTCTACGGCGAGTTCCTGCGCGCGGCCAAGGCGGTGTGGCTGCTGCACCTGCTGGCGTTCGCGCTGGAGCCGCCGCCCAGCCACTTCGAGGCCGGCCGCGGCGCCGAGTTCCACCCGGAGTACATGGAGAGCGTTGTCGTGGCGGGCCGTGGCGCCGGCGCAGGCACCGCCGGCATGGTCGTGGGGTTCGCGGTGGCGCCCGGGTTCAAGCTGTGCAACGCCGCCGTGGTGCGCGCCCGGGTCTACCTCGTGCCCCGCGGCAGCCGACAGTGA